One region of Mycolicibacterium rhodesiae NBB3 genomic DNA includes:
- a CDS encoding phosphatase PAP2 family protein has translation MAESPHGEDAALVAVQSALADRPGVLAGARTLSHFGEHSLGWLAVAALGALLAPARRRAWLAAGAGAFLAHAAAVVIKRVVRRERPHHPAIAVNVSTPSRLSFPSAHATSTTAASILLGRATGLPLPAILVPPMALSRLVLGVHYPSDVLTGVAVGAAVAKAVTMVTERGEGV, from the coding sequence ATGGCTGAGAGTCCCCATGGCGAGGACGCCGCGCTGGTGGCCGTCCAGTCCGCGCTCGCCGATCGGCCAGGCGTGCTGGCCGGCGCGCGGACACTGTCGCATTTCGGCGAACACAGCCTCGGCTGGCTCGCCGTTGCGGCGCTCGGTGCGCTGCTTGCGCCGGCTCGGCGGCGGGCGTGGCTGGCGGCCGGGGCGGGCGCCTTTCTCGCGCACGCGGCCGCAGTGGTGATCAAGCGCGTGGTGCGACGCGAGCGCCCGCACCACCCGGCGATCGCCGTGAACGTTTCCACGCCGAGCCGGCTCAGTTTCCCGTCGGCCCATGCCACGTCCACCACGGCAGCGTCGATCCTGCTGGGCCGGGCCACCGGTCTGCCGCTGCCTGCCATCCTGGTGCCACCAATGGCGTTGTCGCGGTTGGTGCTCGGCGTGCATTACCCGAGTGACGTGCTGACCGGCGTGGCGGTCGGGGCGGCCGTCGCGAAGGCGGTCACCATGGTCACAGAGCGGGGCGAAGGAGTCTGA
- a CDS encoding lysophospholipid acyltransferase family protein, with protein sequence MEPVFRMLEISVSTANRAIGTRITYLGLENIPAHGGAVVAINHTSYLDWYPAALAAYQVGRRLRFMIKSEMQQVKVVSFLIKHSKTIPVDRDAGGEAYAVAVERLREGELVAVYPEATISRSFELKEFKSGAARMARDAQVPILPMIVWGAQRMWTKDHPRNMGRKKIPVTVAIGPPVRAAATVDETSAAMREAMNKLLHTVQQDYPHPEGAYWVPHRLGGSAPTMEEARALEEAELAERARKKAERETKSRR encoded by the coding sequence ATGGAACCGGTTTTCCGCATGTTGGAGATTTCCGTCAGCACGGCGAACAGGGCCATCGGTACCCGGATCACGTATCTCGGGCTGGAGAACATCCCGGCGCACGGCGGCGCGGTCGTCGCGATCAACCACACGAGTTACCTCGACTGGTATCCCGCGGCTCTCGCGGCATACCAGGTTGGGCGTCGGCTGCGCTTCATGATCAAGTCGGAGATGCAGCAGGTGAAGGTCGTCAGCTTTCTGATCAAGCATTCCAAGACCATTCCGGTGGACCGCGATGCCGGGGGTGAGGCCTACGCCGTCGCTGTCGAGCGGCTACGGGAAGGCGAGCTCGTCGCCGTGTACCCCGAGGCCACCATCAGCCGCAGCTTCGAGCTCAAGGAGTTCAAGTCCGGTGCGGCGCGGATGGCGCGCGACGCGCAGGTGCCGATCCTGCCGATGATCGTGTGGGGCGCCCAACGCATGTGGACCAAGGACCATCCGCGAAACATGGGCCGCAAGAAGATTCCGGTCACCGTCGCCATCGGGCCGCCCGTTCGTGCCGCGGCGACGGTTGACGAGACCAGCGCCGCGATGCGGGAAGCGATGAACAAGCTGTTGCACACGGTCCAGCAGGACTATCCGCATCCCGAGGGCGCGTATTGGGTGCCCCACCGGTTGGGCGGCTCGGCGCCGACGATGGAAGAGGCCAGGGCGCTCGAGGAAGCGGAGCTCGCCGAACGGGCACGCAAGAAGGCCGAACGAGAGACGAAAAGCCGCCGGTGA
- a CDS encoding lysophospholipid acyltransferase family protein, with translation MEPVYGTVIQLARLLWRVQGLTFTVTGVENLPAEGGAVIAINHTGYIDFTFAGLPAYKQGLHRKVRFMAKKEVFDNKITGPIMRSLRHIEVDRNSGAASFDEACRKLKEGELVGVYPEATISRSFEIKEFKSGAARMAIAADVPIVPHIVWGAQRVWTKGHPKNMRRPKVPITVAVGEPIYPTLPPTELTALLHSRMQHLLERVQDDYGPYPPGEFWVPRRLGGGAPTLAEANRMDAEEAAEKAARREQRGQAGAPG, from the coding sequence GTGGAGCCGGTATACGGAACAGTCATTCAGCTGGCCAGGCTGCTCTGGCGAGTGCAGGGGCTGACGTTCACCGTCACCGGCGTGGAGAACCTGCCTGCCGAGGGCGGGGCCGTCATCGCCATCAACCACACCGGATATATCGATTTCACCTTCGCCGGCCTGCCCGCCTACAAGCAGGGCCTGCACCGCAAGGTGCGGTTCATGGCGAAGAAAGAGGTCTTCGACAACAAGATCACCGGTCCGATCATGCGCAGCCTGCGCCACATCGAAGTGGACCGCAACAGCGGCGCCGCGTCATTCGACGAGGCCTGCCGCAAGCTCAAGGAAGGCGAACTGGTCGGCGTCTATCCCGAGGCCACCATCAGCCGCAGCTTCGAGATCAAGGAGTTCAAGTCCGGTGCGGCGCGAATGGCGATCGCTGCCGACGTGCCGATCGTCCCGCACATCGTCTGGGGCGCGCAGCGCGTCTGGACCAAGGGCCATCCCAAGAACATGCGCCGTCCCAAGGTACCGATCACCGTCGCCGTCGGGGAGCCGATCTATCCGACCTTGCCGCCGACCGAACTGACCGCACTTCTGCATTCGCGGATGCAGCATCTGCTCGAACGGGTGCAGGACGACTACGGGCCCTATCCGCCAGGCGAATTCTGGGTGCCGCGCCGGCTCGGCGGTGGGGCACCGACGCTGGCCGAGGCGAACCGGATGGACGCCGAAGAGGCTGCGGAGAAGGCCGCCCGCCGGGAACAGCGGGGTCAAGCGGGAGCGCCGGGCTGA
- a CDS encoding Cof-type HAD-IIB family hydrolase, whose protein sequence is MTLPLLIASDVDGTLLTDDDKITARTRAAITAAEASGTRFVLATGRPPRWVAPVVDALGFAPMAVCANGAVIYDPSTDRIVSARTLSADVLAELAEIATRVIPGAGLAVERVGRSAHDAATPQFVSSPGYEHAWLNPDNTEVSVDDLLSAPAIKLLIRKSGAQSADMADALAKHVGRQGDITYSTNNGLIEIMPLGISKATGIAEVAEPLDITAEDVVAFGDMPNDVPMLAWAGLGVAMGNAHPDAVAAADEVTATNADDGVARVLERWWL, encoded by the coding sequence GTGACACTGCCTCTGCTGATTGCCTCCGATGTGGACGGCACACTGCTGACCGACGACGACAAGATCACCGCCCGGACTCGCGCCGCGATCACGGCGGCGGAGGCCTCCGGCACCCGGTTCGTGCTCGCGACCGGCCGTCCGCCGCGCTGGGTGGCGCCGGTGGTCGACGCGCTGGGTTTTGCGCCGATGGCGGTGTGCGCCAACGGCGCCGTGATCTATGACCCGTCGACCGACCGGATCGTCTCGGCCCGCACACTGTCGGCCGACGTGCTCGCTGAACTCGCCGAGATCGCCACCCGCGTCATCCCCGGCGCCGGCCTCGCGGTCGAACGCGTCGGGCGCAGCGCCCACGACGCGGCCACGCCGCAGTTTGTCAGCTCACCGGGTTACGAGCATGCCTGGCTCAATCCCGACAACACCGAGGTGTCGGTCGACGACCTGCTCAGCGCTCCCGCCATCAAGCTGCTCATCCGCAAGTCCGGTGCGCAGAGCGCCGATATGGCTGACGCGTTGGCGAAACATGTTGGGCGACAAGGTGACATCACTTATTCGACCAACAACGGTCTGATCGAGATCATGCCGCTCGGCATCAGCAAGGCCACCGGAATCGCAGAGGTGGCAGAGCCGTTGGACATCACGGCCGAGGATGTCGTGGCCTTCGGTGACATGCCCAACGACGTGCCGATGCTCGCATGGGCGGGACTCGGCGTGGCGATGGGCAACGCCCATCCGGATGCGGTGGCCGCCGCCGACGAGGTCACCGCAACGAACGCGGACGACGGCGTGGCCCGCGTACTCGAACGCTGGTGGTTGTGA
- the glf gene encoding UDP-galactopyranose mutase → MLPMTARFDLFVVGSGFFGLTVAERVASQLDKRVLVVERRPHIGGNAYSEAEPQTGIEIHKYGAHLFHTSNKRVWDYVRQFTDFTGYQHRVFAMHNGQAYQFPMGLGLVAQFFGKYFTPDQARQLISEQAAEIDSDDAQNLEEKAISLIGRPLYEAFVKGYTAKQWQTDPRDLPAANITRLPVRYTFDNRYFNDTYEGLPVDGYTAWLQNMAADDRIEVRLDTDWFDVRDELRAANPDAPVVYTGPLDRYFEYEEGRLGWRTLDFELEVLPTGDFQGTPVMNYNDMDVPYTRIHEFRHFHPERSYPTDKTVIMREFSRFADDSDEPYYPINTETDRELLAAYRARAKAETASAKVLFGGRLGTYQYLDMHMAIASALNMYDNTIAPHLRDGAPLAEPGTESSSA, encoded by the coding sequence TTGCTGCCGATGACAGCTCGTTTCGATCTCTTTGTCGTCGGTTCCGGTTTCTTCGGTCTGACGGTCGCCGAGCGCGTGGCATCGCAGCTGGACAAGCGTGTTCTGGTGGTCGAGCGGCGCCCGCATATCGGAGGCAATGCCTACTCGGAAGCCGAACCACAGACCGGCATCGAGATCCACAAGTACGGTGCGCACCTCTTCCACACCTCCAACAAGAGGGTGTGGGACTACGTGCGCCAGTTCACCGACTTCACCGGATATCAGCACCGCGTCTTCGCCATGCACAACGGGCAGGCTTACCAGTTCCCGATGGGCCTCGGCCTGGTGGCGCAGTTCTTCGGTAAGTACTTCACGCCCGATCAGGCCCGGCAGCTGATCTCCGAGCAAGCCGCCGAGATCGACAGTGACGATGCCCAGAACCTCGAAGAGAAGGCCATCTCGCTGATCGGCCGCCCGTTGTACGAGGCGTTCGTCAAGGGCTACACCGCCAAGCAGTGGCAAACCGACCCCAGGGACCTGCCCGCGGCGAACATCACGCGACTGCCGGTGCGCTACACCTTCGACAACCGCTACTTCAACGACACCTATGAGGGACTTCCGGTCGACGGCTACACCGCGTGGCTTCAGAACATGGCCGCCGACGACCGGATCGAGGTGCGGCTGGACACCGACTGGTTCGACGTCCGTGACGAACTGCGTGCCGCGAACCCTGACGCCCCGGTCGTCTACACCGGTCCGCTGGACCGCTATTTCGAGTATGAGGAAGGCCGATTAGGCTGGCGCACACTCGATTTCGAACTCGAGGTGCTCCCCACAGGCGATTTTCAGGGCACCCCCGTCATGAACTACAACGACATGGACGTGCCCTACACCCGCATCCACGAGTTCCGGCACTTCCACCCCGAGCGGAGCTATCCGACCGACAAGACTGTGATCATGCGGGAGTTCTCGCGTTTCGCCGACGACAGCGACGAACCGTATTACCCGATCAACACCGAAACCGATCGGGAATTGCTGGCCGCCTACCGCGCACGCGCCAAGGCGGAAACGGCGTCGGCGAAGGTGCTGTTCGGCGGACGCCTGGGCACCTACCAATACCTCGATATGCACATGGCGATCGCCAGCGCATTGAATATGTATGACAACACCATCGCGCCGCACCTGCGTGACGGCGCTCCCCTCGCCGAACCCGGCACAGAAAGCAGCAGCGCATGA
- a CDS encoding N-acetylmuramoyl-L-alanine amidase, with the protein MSCRRPVPSVLFTAIAATAVVLPMALFGIPGVPTDDDSPPAAPQLAQQPLTGLGGGETIREIHQDTPFSLVALTADDLTGTSARIRAKKPDGTWGPWYEAEAMEGLGPDHPVAGAPRGTEPVFVGRTTTVQISVTRPAGPPQAPPPQGDNRPRLGYVPANVEQPLPQNVNAVLISPPEAPVDTLPVPSAVTAPGSPPQIIDRGGWGADESIRCPNPQYDKGIRAGIVHHTAGSNDYAPQDSAGIIRSIYEYHTRTLGWCDIAYNALVDKYGQVFEGRAGGISKPVEGAHTGGFNRDTWGVAMLGNFEEVAPTQIQLENTGRLLGWRLGLDHVDPKGTVVLASAGSSFSKFPFGASPTLPTIFTHRDVGVTECPGNAAYAAMGQIRDIAARFNRPPGPADLAETLRGGAIFLRWESMGGPNSILGAPRSPEASGEGGSRYANFERGAIYWSPTSGAEPVTGEIYNAWGSLGFERGALGLPTSAEIAEPLWIVQNFQHGTLNFDRETGNVVRVIDQVATELPKSDSDHTPVQLERFTPPISPA; encoded by the coding sequence GTGTCGTGTCGCCGTCCAGTGCCGTCGGTGCTGTTCACCGCCATCGCGGCGACCGCTGTCGTGCTGCCGATGGCGCTCTTCGGCATTCCGGGAGTCCCCACCGACGACGACTCGCCACCAGCGGCACCGCAGCTCGCCCAACAGCCGCTGACCGGTCTCGGTGGCGGCGAGACGATTCGTGAGATCCACCAGGACACCCCGTTCTCCTTGGTCGCACTCACCGCGGATGACCTGACCGGCACGTCGGCGAGGATTCGCGCCAAGAAGCCCGACGGCACGTGGGGACCCTGGTACGAGGCGGAAGCCATGGAGGGACTGGGACCCGACCACCCCGTGGCGGGTGCGCCACGCGGCACCGAACCGGTCTTCGTCGGTCGCACCACCACGGTGCAGATCTCGGTCACCCGTCCCGCTGGACCCCCGCAGGCACCGCCGCCGCAGGGCGACAACCGGCCCAGGCTGGGGTACGTCCCCGCGAACGTCGAACAGCCGTTGCCGCAGAACGTCAACGCCGTGCTGATCAGTCCGCCGGAGGCGCCGGTGGACACGTTGCCGGTGCCGTCCGCCGTCACCGCGCCCGGCAGCCCCCCGCAGATCATCGATCGAGGCGGGTGGGGCGCCGACGAGTCGATCCGATGCCCGAACCCGCAGTACGACAAGGGCATCCGGGCCGGGATCGTCCACCACACCGCCGGCAGCAACGACTACGCGCCCCAGGATTCGGCCGGCATCATCCGGTCGATCTACGAGTACCACACCCGCACGCTGGGGTGGTGCGACATCGCCTACAACGCCCTCGTCGACAAGTACGGCCAGGTATTCGAGGGCCGCGCGGGCGGAATCAGCAAGCCTGTCGAGGGCGCGCACACCGGTGGCTTCAACCGCGACACCTGGGGTGTGGCGATGCTGGGCAACTTCGAAGAGGTGGCTCCGACCCAGATTCAGTTGGAGAACACCGGCCGGCTGCTCGGCTGGCGCCTCGGCCTCGACCACGTCGACCCAAAGGGCACCGTCGTGCTGGCCTCGGCGGGCAGCTCGTTCTCCAAGTTCCCGTTCGGCGCCAGCCCGACGCTGCCGACGATCTTCACTCACCGCGACGTGGGCGTCACCGAATGCCCGGGCAACGCGGCGTACGCCGCCATGGGCCAGATCCGCGACATCGCGGCCCGATTCAACAGGCCGCCGGGGCCCGCCGACCTGGCCGAAACTCTGCGCGGTGGCGCGATCTTCCTGCGCTGGGAGTCGATGGGTGGCCCGAACAGCATCCTCGGCGCGCCGAGATCACCGGAGGCCTCAGGCGAAGGTGGTTCGCGGTACGCGAACTTCGAACGCGGCGCGATCTACTGGTCGCCGACCAGCGGGGCCGAACCGGTCACCGGCGAGATCTACAACGCATGGGGGTCGCTGGGCTTCGAGCGCGGTGCGCTGGGTCTGCCCACCAGCGCTGAGATTGCCGAACCGCTGTGGATCGTGCAGAACTTCCAGCACGGCACGCTGAACTTCGACCGCGAGACGGGCAACGTCGTCAGGGTCATCGACCAGGTCGCCACCGAACTTCCCAAGTCGGACTCCGACCACACCCCGGTTCAGCTGGAGCGGTTCACGCCGCCCATCAGTCCGGCCTGA
- a CDS encoding decaprenyl-phosphate phosphoribosyltransferase, with the protein MNQQPAQEKGPPRNLVTGVIKAVRPKQWVKNLLVLLAPVAALGGDVHYDYREVAIKALIAFVAFSLAASTVYLVNDVRDVEADKQHPTKRFRPIAAGVVPVWLAYSLAVVLGVAALGVAWLASPNLVLVIAIYIVMQMAYCFGLKHQAVLDICIVSSAYLIRAIAGGAATGIPLSQWFLLVMTFGSLFMVAGKRYAELQLAERTGAKIRKSLESYTASYLRFVWTLSATAMVLCYGLWAFERDGANASWYAVTIIPITIAVLRYAVDVDSGLAGEPEEIASKDRVLQLLLLAWIGTIGVAVFLS; encoded by the coding sequence ATGAACCAGCAGCCGGCGCAGGAGAAGGGGCCACCGCGCAATCTGGTCACCGGAGTGATCAAGGCGGTACGACCCAAACAGTGGGTGAAGAACCTGCTGGTGTTGCTCGCGCCGGTGGCCGCCCTCGGGGGCGACGTCCACTACGACTATCGCGAGGTCGCGATCAAGGCCTTGATCGCCTTCGTCGCGTTCTCCCTGGCCGCCTCGACCGTCTACCTCGTCAACGACGTCCGTGACGTCGAGGCTGACAAACAGCATCCGACGAAGCGCTTCCGGCCGATCGCCGCGGGGGTGGTCCCGGTCTGGCTGGCGTACTCGCTGGCAGTGGTGCTCGGTGTTGCGGCCCTTGGCGTTGCATGGCTGGCGTCCCCGAACCTCGTACTGGTGATCGCCATCTACATCGTGATGCAGATGGCGTACTGCTTCGGGCTCAAGCATCAGGCCGTCCTGGACATCTGCATCGTGTCATCGGCGTATCTGATCCGCGCGATCGCGGGCGGCGCTGCCACCGGAATACCGCTGTCGCAGTGGTTCCTTCTGGTGATGACGTTCGGTTCGTTGTTCATGGTGGCGGGGAAGCGGTACGCCGAACTGCAACTCGCCGAACGGACCGGCGCGAAGATTCGCAAGTCGCTGGAAAGTTACACGGCCTCGTATCTGCGGTTCGTGTGGACGCTGTCAGCCACGGCGATGGTCCTGTGTTACGGCCTGTGGGCTTTCGAACGCGATGGCGCCAACGCATCGTGGTACGCCGTGACGATCATTCCGATCACGATCGCGGTCCTGCGATACGCCGTCGACGTGGACAGTGGACTCGCCGGCGAACCCGAGGAGATCGCGTCGAAGGATCGGGTGCTCCAACTCCTGCTCCTGGCCTGGATCGGAACCATCGGTGTCGCCGTCTTCCTCAGCTGA
- a CDS encoding glycosyltransferase, with amino-acid sequence MSDIPSGALGADESKAVSQLARIILPRPGEPLDVRKLYIEESATNARRAHAPTRTTLEIGAESEVSFATYFNAFPASYWRRWSTLESVVLRVELAGSARIDVYRSKATGARITVGGEEVVSGREGSAADSDGGALAAVEFEIELSPFEDGGWIWFDITTDTKCTVHAAGWYAPTEAPGRANIAVGIPTFNRPADCVNALAALTSDPLVDEVISAVIVSDQGNNKAKDHPGFDAVAAALGSRLSIHNQPNLGGSGGYSRVMYEALKNTDCEQILFMDDDIRVEPDSILRLLAMNRFAKTPTLVGGQMLNLQEPSHLHVMGEMVDADNFMWTGAVNTEYDHNFAKYPLNNEEEYRSRLLHRRIDVDYNGWWMCMIPRQVAEELGQPLPLFIKWDDADYGLRAGEHGYPTVTLPGAAIWHMAWSDKDDAIDWQAYFHLRNRLVVAAMHWDGKISGLVASHLKATFKHLLCLEYSTVAIQNKAMDDFLAGPEHIFSILESALPEVRAMRQEYPDAVVLPSATALPTPSDKKWRKKVTIPTNPVAISYRLTRGVIHQMRAHDPEHHRRPQVNVATQDARWFSLCKVDGVTVTTADGRGVVYRQRDRAKMFELLRESVKRQTQLLRRFNRMRKVYRDALPVLTSKQKWETVLPPGADG; translated from the coding sequence ATGAGTGACATCCCGTCCGGCGCGCTCGGCGCCGACGAGTCGAAAGCCGTCAGCCAGTTGGCGCGGATCATCCTGCCGCGTCCGGGCGAACCGCTCGACGTCCGCAAGCTCTACATCGAGGAATCGGCAACCAACGCCCGCCGCGCTCACGCGCCGACTCGCACCACGCTGGAGATCGGCGCCGAGTCCGAGGTGTCGTTCGCGACCTACTTCAACGCCTTCCCCGCCAGCTATTGGCGCCGGTGGTCGACGCTCGAGTCGGTCGTGCTGCGCGTTGAGCTCGCCGGAAGCGCGCGGATCGACGTCTACCGATCAAAGGCGACCGGTGCCCGCATCACCGTCGGCGGCGAAGAGGTGGTCAGCGGCCGAGAAGGAAGCGCCGCTGACTCCGATGGCGGCGCTCTCGCCGCCGTGGAGTTCGAGATCGAACTGTCCCCGTTCGAAGACGGTGGGTGGATCTGGTTCGACATCACCACCGACACCAAGTGCACTGTGCACGCCGCCGGTTGGTACGCACCGACCGAGGCGCCCGGGCGTGCCAACATCGCCGTCGGAATCCCGACGTTCAACCGGCCGGCCGACTGCGTCAACGCGCTCGCCGCGCTGACCTCGGACCCGTTGGTCGACGAGGTGATCAGCGCGGTGATCGTGTCCGACCAGGGCAACAACAAGGCGAAGGACCATCCTGGCTTCGACGCGGTCGCCGCGGCCCTCGGTAGTCGCCTGTCGATTCACAATCAGCCCAACCTCGGCGGTTCCGGTGGCTACAGCCGGGTGATGTACGAGGCGCTGAAGAACACCGACTGCGAACAGATCCTGTTCATGGACGACGACATCCGCGTCGAGCCCGACTCGATCCTGCGCCTGCTGGCGATGAACCGGTTCGCGAAGACACCGACACTGGTCGGCGGCCAGATGCTCAACCTGCAGGAGCCGAGCCACCTGCACGTGATGGGTGAGATGGTCGACGCGGACAACTTCATGTGGACCGGGGCGGTCAACACCGAGTACGACCACAACTTCGCGAAGTATCCGCTGAACAACGAAGAGGAATACCGCAGCAGGTTGCTGCACCGCCGCATCGACGTCGACTACAACGGCTGGTGGATGTGCATGATCCCGCGGCAGGTCGCCGAGGAACTCGGCCAGCCGCTGCCGCTGTTCATCAAGTGGGATGACGCCGACTACGGACTGCGCGCCGGCGAGCACGGCTATCCGACCGTCACCCTGCCCGGTGCGGCGATCTGGCACATGGCGTGGAGCGACAAGGACGATGCGATCGACTGGCAGGCGTACTTCCATCTGCGCAACCGTCTGGTGGTCGCGGCCATGCACTGGGACGGCAAGATCTCCGGACTGGTGGCCAGCCACCTGAAGGCAACGTTCAAACACCTCCTCTGCCTTGAGTATTCGACCGTCGCGATTCAGAACAAGGCGATGGATGACTTTCTGGCCGGCCCCGAGCACATCTTCTCGATCCTGGAGTCCGCGCTACCGGAGGTACGCGCGATGCGTCAGGAATATCCGGACGCCGTGGTGCTGCCGAGTGCCACCGCGCTGCCGACACCGTCGGACAAGAAGTGGCGCAAGAAGGTGACGATCCCCACGAACCCGGTCGCGATCTCGTACCGGCTCACCCGCGGGGTGATTCACCAGATGAGAGCCCACGACCCCGAGCATCACCGGCGCCCGCAGGTCAACGTGGCCACCCAGGATGCCCGGTGGTTCTCATTGTGCAAGGTCGACGGCGTCACGGTCACCACCGCCGACGGACGCGGTGTCGTGTACCGGCAACGTGACCGCGCGAAAATGTTTGAGCTGCTTCGTGAGTCGGTCAAGCGACAGACGCAGCTACTCCGCAGATTCAACCGCATGCGCAAGGTGTACCGCGACGCGCTACCCGTGCTCACGAGTAAGCAGAAGTGGGAGACGGTCCTGCCTCCCGGGGCCGATGGCTGA
- a CDS encoding AAA family ATPase: MILQQISLDLEKASDSWYLDIPVVAQLAEQPLALDAPVTVIVGENGSGKSTLLEAIAASWAARLRGAVKHWTPRAGDEDSDLHWAVRLQGEFPPPAGGCFLRAEAMHQLFTEVDRNTPQGIPHQVFGGALNARSHGESFLAFLSSRDTERGLFILDEPEAALSFNSCLQLMVLMDTLVADGSQVLLATHSPVLAAFPGATIVELGEHGRRVSTWEDLPMVGHWRQFLSAPETYLRHLFASG; this comes from the coding sequence TTGATTCTGCAGCAGATCTCACTTGATCTCGAGAAGGCTTCGGACTCTTGGTACCTCGACATCCCGGTCGTCGCGCAACTCGCCGAACAACCGTTGGCACTCGATGCGCCGGTCACCGTGATCGTCGGCGAGAACGGTTCTGGGAAGTCGACGTTGCTCGAGGCCATCGCGGCGTCGTGGGCCGCACGTCTGCGCGGCGCCGTCAAGCATTGGACCCCGCGGGCGGGCGATGAGGACAGCGACCTGCACTGGGCGGTGCGCCTGCAGGGCGAGTTCCCCCCGCCAGCAGGCGGATGCTTCCTGCGTGCCGAGGCGATGCATCAATTGTTCACCGAGGTCGACCGGAACACCCCTCAGGGAATCCCGCATCAGGTGTTCGGCGGCGCGCTCAATGCCCGATCGCACGGCGAGTCGTTCCTGGCGTTCCTGTCGTCGCGAGACACCGAACGAGGGTTGTTCATCCTCGATGAACCAGAGGCCGCGTTGTCGTTCAATTCGTGTCTGCAGTTGATGGTCCTGATGGACACGCTCGTCGCCGATGGATCGCAGGTTCTGCTCGCCACCCACTCCCCGGTGCTGGCGGCGTTTCCCGGCGCGACGATCGTCGAACTCGGCGAGCACGGCCGCCGGGTCAGCACCTGGGAGGACCTGCCGATGGTGGGTCACTGGCGCCAGTTTCTGTCGGCACCCGAGACGTATCTGCGGCACCTGTTCGCGTCCGGTTAG